The following coding sequences are from one candidate division WOR-1 bacterium RIFOXYB2_FULL_36_35 window:
- the gltD gene encoding glutamate synthase (glutamate synthase is composed of subunits alpha and beta; beta subunit is a flavin adenine dinucleotide-NADPH dependent oxidoreductase; provides electrons to the alpha subunit, which binds L-glutamine and 2-oxoglutarate and forms L-glutamate), with protein sequence MGDVRGFLKHKRETMQYRPVCERVADYAEVFNLKSDEKAREQAARCMDCGTPFCHSGCPLGNIIPEWNDLMYKGFWNKAFDLLSATNNLPEITGRVCPAPCEYACVLGINDDPVTIREDELSIIEKAFNLGYVKATPPKQRTGKSVAIVGSGPAGLSCAAQLNRLGHNVVVFEREEKLGGLMRYGIPDFKLDKKVLDRRIDIWKKEGIEFKTEVNVGLDYSADKLLKEFDAVCLTGGSKAPRDLNIPGRELKGIHFAMDYLVQANKKVSGEKFAEPKISATGKKVLVIGGGDTGSDCVGTANRQGASCVIQIEVLPEPPACRDNKCPWPAYPLLLKTTSSHEEGVTRKWSILTKKFIGENGVVKKVACVEVDFSGKDSNGRFVMKEIPGSEFEIETDLVLLAIGFLHPEHEGLVSGLKVELDPRGNVKTDDNYMTSAKKVFSAGDMHRGQSLVVWAIMEGRMAAVGIDRFLGM encoded by the coding sequence ATGGGTGATGTGAGGGGCTTCTTAAAACATAAAAGAGAAACGATGCAGTATCGCCCTGTCTGTGAAAGAGTTGCAGATTATGCGGAAGTTTTTAATTTAAAATCTGACGAAAAGGCTCGTGAGCAGGCGGCTCGATGTATGGATTGCGGGACACCATTTTGCCACAGCGGATGCCCCCTAGGAAATATTATTCCCGAGTGGAACGACCTTATGTACAAAGGGTTTTGGAATAAAGCGTTTGATCTGCTTTCCGCGACAAACAATCTTCCCGAAATTACAGGGAGGGTTTGCCCAGCCCCTTGTGAATATGCCTGTGTCCTTGGGATAAATGATGATCCAGTAACGATCCGCGAAGATGAGCTTTCAATTATCGAAAAAGCTTTCAATTTGGGGTATGTAAAAGCAACCCCGCCAAAGCAGAGGACAGGTAAAAGTGTTGCGATTGTAGGCTCGGGGCCTGCCGGGCTTTCCTGCGCGGCACAGTTAAATAGACTTGGGCATAATGTTGTTGTTTTTGAAAGAGAAGAAAAATTAGGTGGCTTAATGCGTTATGGGATCCCCGACTTTAAACTCGACAAAAAAGTTCTCGACAGGCGAATTGATATTTGGAAAAAAGAGGGGATAGAATTTAAAACGGAAGTTAATGTCGGCCTTGACTATTCAGCCGATAAACTTTTAAAAGAGTTTGATGCGGTATGTCTTACTGGCGGATCAAAAGCTCCAAGGGATTTAAATATTCCGGGACGCGAATTAAAAGGGATACATTTTGCGATGGACTATTTAGTCCAGGCGAACAAAAAAGTTTCCGGCGAAAAATTTGCTGAACCTAAAATTTCAGCTACGGGGAAGAAGGTTCTTGTGATTGGTGGTGGAGATACGGGGTCTGATTGTGTTGGGACTGCCAATCGCCAGGGAGCTTCTTGTGTTATTCAGATTGAAGTATTACCCGAGCCTCCCGCATGCCGCGATAATAAATGCCCATGGCCGGCCTACCCTCTCTTATTAAAGACGACATCGAGTCATGAGGAGGGAGTTACGCGTAAATGGTCAATTTTGACCAAGAAATTTATAGGTGAAAATGGGGTCGTTAAAAAAGTTGCATGTGTTGAAGTTGATTTTTCAGGAAAAGATTCAAACGGCAGATTCGTTATGAAAGAAATTCCAGGCTCTGAGTTTGAGATTGAGACTGATTTGGTATTACTTGCGATTGGATTTTTACATCCGGAGCATGAGGGGCTTGTTTCGGGGTTGAAGGTTGAATTAGACCCTCGCGGGAATGTCAAAACTGACGATAATTATATGACATCTGCTAAGAAGGTTTTTTCGGCAGGGGACATGCATCGCGGGCAGTCGCTTGTTGTGTGGGCGATTATGGAGGGACGTATGGCGGCTGTGGGGATTGATAGGTTTTTGGGAATGTAA